One genomic segment of Microbacterium maritypicum includes these proteins:
- a CDS encoding choice-of-anchor G family protein — MELQERVLRRRRAVGGGIAGVTVGAVILASALVPTAANALDTANPNDPAVAQGQIIQLPAALLGGLDIAALGHTLTSNPAAPGSELGGLDVGLLEALNIDVGTLNVPLLTDGTGPGLLRLGDLGAAQSFSSSPTQTQSIASSGTITTGGAIDTGAIDGGVNPGTLELTDLFDQLAVAGLTDAVLDQASVGIGALASRAESNAAAATSQYRIADLKLDLHSNLVAGLSGTLASAIQGTVTPVSDLAGPGGALTALVTTLVSTINAIPDVPLLAAFTATGGTVGIAGLDTVGQTVTTQVLETPIENTTGSVLVDLSTGTVSVDLAKILVETGAGANLNTLPANTPVLSAATISAIQQGVTSALTGTHPNSLNGKVSTILKSTLDALQVTLTVGVDLTVPLTGTALVSGDVTVKGSLAQFAGTATPVPTVTTDITLAGLNIGVLLNPVVSAVTNAVATTTGPLVNTALNSVIPLVQPALAALTGPVLTTLDPVLQGVLSDLVDITINEQPATGDIPGDSFTVRALAVDLLPAVGGGVSLDLGSSTVKAAAAAVAAIDAAATVQAGTNLPVTGSGWPANTQVSVQVTTPGGGIVNDPLPVTTDINGAFTFGYGIPAATPPGAGYIVTATDDTSTATDTTEVTAAAAVDAAPAVQAGTNLGISGTNWPANTQVSVQLQAPGGGANIGGPELVTTDAAGTFTLDYPVPAGTPAATDYEVKATAGTQTATDTTEVTDAPVAAIDAAATVQAGTSLPVAGSNWPANTEVSVQLTAPGGGADIGGPETATTDASGEFALDYPVPASATPGAAYTVTATAGAVTAIDTTEVTAAAAVDAAATVQAGTTLPVTGTNWPANTEVSVQLTAPGGGANIGGPETVTTDGSGAFTLDYPVPASATPGTGYTVTATVGAQTASDTTEVTAAATVDAAATVQAGSDLAVSGTNWPADTEVIVQLSAPGGGAVGTPQTVTTGGLGAFTLDYPVPAGTPAGTGYTVTASAGAQTATDTTEVTAAPVVVDAAATVAAGTNLAVTGTGWPVSTSVSLQLTAPGGGADVGGPVTVTTDASGAFAANYPVPIDTTPGTGYTLTATAGAVTGSDTTEVTAGDPGDVNTNAAASASASADATADGDPSAQAAAEAAALADATSTASAAATADATSAAESAATTTASTTASTDATSTANAAAAVAAQAAAQADASSDVNAAASTAADSNSAASSESAATATSSADASSEAAANANAAASASASANADASTAAVAEASAQAAAFSDATAEGSAAADPAAEAASEAAATATSSTAATADATSEANAGAAIAAQAAALADATTDTAAEASATDDASTSAAANASAAAIASASTDASSDAVGSADASAEINTNASASASASAQADDDSNASVEAAAVAAALADATSQASAAADVSASAAAQAAATTDASTDASTTATTAANASAAAAAQAAAQNDATSTSAADASASADADPNASAAAAANASSSATASASAAADSSAEATAAASATASATATASSSADAAADPTGNIAITIKSPVLERGKQQTAVGTGFTPGETVTGVMTSDPLALGSQVANAQGTVTFAWTVPTATDLGTHTVTLTGATSGSVSATFQLVASGLATTGGQLQSGWIALAALLLTLGLGTMRLARSRRPLVQTE, encoded by the coding sequence ATGGAATTGCAGGAGAGGGTTCTGCGGCGACGCAGAGCAGTTGGAGGAGGCATCGCCGGCGTCACCGTCGGCGCGGTGATCCTCGCGAGTGCGCTGGTGCCGACTGCGGCGAATGCGCTGGACACGGCGAATCCGAACGATCCGGCGGTCGCGCAGGGGCAGATCATCCAGCTGCCCGCCGCTCTGCTCGGGGGCCTCGACATCGCGGCTCTCGGTCACACGCTCACCAGCAACCCCGCAGCCCCGGGCTCTGAGCTCGGCGGGCTGGACGTGGGTCTGCTCGAGGCGCTCAACATCGACGTCGGCACCCTGAACGTGCCGCTGCTGACCGACGGCACCGGGCCGGGTCTGCTGCGGCTCGGTGATCTGGGTGCGGCGCAGAGCTTCAGCTCGTCGCCGACGCAGACGCAGTCGATCGCGTCGTCGGGCACGATCACCACGGGCGGGGCGATCGACACGGGCGCCATCGACGGCGGTGTGAATCCCGGCACGCTCGAGCTCACCGACCTCTTCGACCAGCTCGCCGTCGCCGGCCTCACCGACGCGGTCCTCGATCAGGCCTCGGTCGGCATCGGTGCCCTCGCGTCGCGCGCCGAATCGAACGCCGCGGCGGCCACATCCCAGTACCGCATCGCAGATCTGAAACTCGATCTGCACAGCAACCTGGTCGCCGGGCTGTCGGGAACGCTGGCCTCGGCGATCCAGGGCACCGTCACTCCGGTGAGCGATCTCGCAGGCCCCGGTGGAGCGCTGACCGCTCTCGTCACGACCCTCGTCAGCACGATCAACGCGATCCCCGATGTGCCGCTGCTCGCAGCCTTCACCGCGACCGGAGGAACGGTCGGGATCGCCGGACTCGACACGGTCGGACAGACCGTGACCACCCAAGTGCTGGAGACCCCGATCGAGAACACGACGGGATCGGTGCTCGTCGACCTGAGCACCGGGACGGTCTCCGTCGATCTCGCCAAGATCCTCGTCGAGACGGGCGCAGGTGCGAACCTCAACACCCTGCCGGCGAACACCCCGGTGCTCTCGGCCGCGACCATCTCCGCGATCCAGCAGGGGGTCACCTCAGCGCTGACGGGTACGCACCCGAACAGCCTCAACGGCAAGGTCTCCACGATCCTGAAGTCCACGCTCGACGCGCTCCAGGTGACGCTGACGGTCGGCGTCGACCTCACTGTTCCGCTCACCGGAACGGCACTGGTATCGGGGGATGTGACGGTCAAGGGCTCGCTGGCGCAGTTCGCCGGCACCGCGACCCCCGTGCCCACGGTCACGACGGACATCACCCTCGCCGGCCTCAACATCGGCGTCCTCCTCAACCCGGTGGTCTCGGCCGTCACGAATGCGGTCGCCACCACGACGGGTCCGCTCGTGAACACCGCCCTGAACAGCGTGATCCCGCTCGTGCAGCCGGCGCTCGCCGCGTTGACGGGCCCTGTGCTCACGACGCTCGATCCTGTGCTCCAGGGCGTGCTCTCCGATCTCGTCGACATCACGATCAACGAACAGCCCGCCACGGGGGACATCCCCGGAGACAGCTTCACGGTGCGCGCCCTCGCGGTGGACCTGCTCCCTGCGGTCGGCGGCGGAGTCTCCCTCGACCTCGGGTCTTCGACGGTGAAGGCTGCGGCTGCGGCCGTCGCGGCGATCGATGCGGCTGCCACGGTGCAGGCGGGAACAAACCTTCCTGTCACCGGATCCGGCTGGCCTGCGAACACCCAGGTCTCGGTGCAGGTGACGACTCCCGGTGGAGGGATCGTCAACGACCCGTTGCCGGTGACGACAGATATCAACGGAGCCTTCACCTTCGGCTACGGGATCCCCGCTGCGACACCTCCCGGCGCGGGCTACATCGTCACCGCGACCGACGACACGAGCACTGCAACCGACACCACCGAGGTCACCGCCGCAGCAGCGGTCGATGCCGCACCGGCCGTGCAGGCGGGCACGAACCTCGGCATCTCCGGAACCAACTGGCCCGCGAACACCCAGGTGTCGGTGCAGCTGCAGGCGCCGGGAGGCGGCGCGAACATCGGCGGTCCCGAGCTGGTGACCACCGACGCCGCGGGGACCTTCACCCTCGACTACCCCGTCCCAGCGGGAACCCCGGCCGCCACCGATTACGAGGTGAAGGCCACCGCGGGTACGCAGACCGCCACCGATACCACCGAGGTGACCGACGCTCCGGTCGCGGCGATCGATGCGGCCGCGACGGTGCAGGCGGGGACGAGTCTTCCGGTCGCAGGATCCAACTGGCCGGCGAACACCGAGGTGTCGGTGCAGCTGACGGCGCCCGGCGGCGGTGCAGACATCGGCGGCCCCGAGACGGCGACCACCGATGCATCCGGCGAGTTCGCACTCGACTACCCGGTGCCGGCGTCTGCGACACCGGGTGCCGCCTACACCGTGACCGCGACGGCCGGAGCCGTCACGGCGATCGATACGACCGAGGTGACGGCCGCTGCTGCTGTCGATGCGGCGGCGACCGTGCAGGCCGGAACGACGCTCCCGGTCACGGGCACGAACTGGCCGGCGAACACCGAGGTGTCGGTGCAGCTGACGGCTCCCGGCGGCGGCGCGAACATCGGCGGCCCCGAGACGGTCACGACCGATGGGTCCGGTGCGTTCACGCTCGACTATCCGGTGCCCGCATCGGCCACACCCGGCACCGGCTACACGGTGACGGCGACCGTCGGCGCCCAGACGGCTTCCGACACGACCGAGGTGACGGCCGCGGCGACCGTGGATGCGGCGGCGACGGTGCAGGCGGGCAGCGACCTGGCCGTATCCGGCACCAACTGGCCGGCCGACACCGAGGTGATCGTGCAGCTCTCGGCTCCGGGAGGTGGGGCCGTCGGTACACCGCAGACGGTGACGACGGGCGGGCTCGGCGCGTTCACGCTCGACTACCCGGTGCCGGCCGGTACGCCCGCGGGAACCGGGTACACGGTCACGGCCTCGGCCGGCGCTCAGACCGCGACCGACACGACAGAGGTCACTGCGGCTCCGGTCGTCGTCGATGCGGCGGCGACGGTTGCTGCGGGCACCAACCTCGCCGTCACGGGTACCGGGTGGCCGGTGAGCACCTCGGTCTCGTTGCAGCTGACCGCTCCCGGCGGTGGTGCGGACGTCGGTGGTCCGGTGACGGTGACCACCGACGCGTCCGGGGCCTTCGCGGCGAACTATCCGGTGCCCATCGACACCACCCCGGGTACGGGCTACACGCTCACGGCGACCGCGGGTGCGGTCACCGGCTCGGACACCACCGAGGTGACCGCGGGCGACCCCGGCGATGTCAACACGAACGCGGCGGCATCGGCCTCGGCGTCGGCCGATGCGACCGCCGACGGCGATCCCTCGGCCCAGGCAGCTGCGGAAGCCGCTGCTCTCGCTGATGCGACCTCCACCGCATCGGCGGCGGCGACGGCCGATGCCACCTCCGCCGCGGAATCCGCGGCGACGACCACGGCGTCCACGACGGCATCGACCGATGCGACGTCGACGGCCAACGCCGCAGCGGCTGTCGCTGCCCAGGCCGCGGCCCAGGCAGACGCCTCGAGCGACGTGAATGCCGCGGCTTCGACAGCAGCCGATTCGAACTCCGCGGCTTCGTCCGAATCCGCAGCGACGGCGACATCCTCGGCGGACGCGTCGTCGGAGGCCGCGGCCAACGCGAACGCGGCGGCCTCGGCATCCGCTTCGGCCAATGCCGACGCCTCCACCGCTGCGGTCGCCGAAGCCTCCGCGCAGGCGGCGGCCTTCTCCGACGCGACGGCGGAGGGATCGGCTGCGGCGGATCCGGCAGCCGAGGCGGCATCGGAGGCCGCGGCGACGGCGACCTCGTCCACGGCGGCGACCGCGGATGCCACCTCCGAGGCGAACGCCGGTGCGGCGATCGCCGCGCAGGCGGCAGCACTGGCCGACGCCACGACGGACACGGCGGCCGAAGCCTCGGCCACGGACGATGCCAGCACGAGTGCAGCGGCGAACGCGAGCGCAGCGGCGATCGCGAGCGCCTCGACCGATGCCTCCTCGGATGCGGTCGGCTCGGCGGACGCCTCGGCGGAGATCAACACGAACGCCTCGGCATCGGCCTCGGCGTCTGCCCAGGCGGATGATGACAGCAACGCCTCGGTCGAGGCAGCCGCTGTGGCTGCGGCACTCGCCGACGCGACCAGCCAGGCATCCGCCGCGGCGGACGTGTCGGCCAGCGCCGCGGCCCAGGCCGCAGCGACCACCGATGCCTCCACGGATGCCTCCACCACGGCCACCACGGCGGCGAACGCCTCGGCAGCGGCCGCGGCTCAGGCGGCGGCGCAGAACGATGCGACCTCGACGAGCGCGGCCGACGCCTCGGCCTCGGCCGATGCGGATCCGAACGCCTCGGCGGCAGCGGCGGCGAACGCGTCGTCTTCGGCCACGGCCTCCGCGTCGGCTGCGGCGGACTCCTCTGCCGAAGCCACGGCTGCGGCCTCCGCAACCGCCTCCGCCACTGCCACTGCGAGCTCCTCGGCGGATGCGGCGGCCGATCCCACCGGGAACATCGCCATCACGATCAAGTCCCCTGTGCTGGAGCGCGGCAAGCAGCAGACCGCAGTCGGCACGGGCTTCACGCCCGGAGAGACGGTCACCGGTGTGATGACCTCCGACCCGCTCGCGCTGGGCAGCCAGGTCGCGAACGCCCAGGGCACGGTCACCTTCGCCTGGACGGTCCCCACGGCCACCGATCTGGGGACCCACACCGTGACACTGACCGGGGCGACCTCCGGCAGTGTGTCGGCGACGTTCCAGCTGGTGGCATCGGGCCTGGCCACGACCGGCGGGCAGCTCCAGAGCGGGTGGATCGCGCTGGCCGCGCTGCTCCTCACGCTCGGGCTGGGGACGATGAGACTCGCGAGATCCCGCCGGCCCCTGGTTCAGACGGAGTAG
- a CDS encoding DUF5819 family protein encodes MSTRVESSPEADVSVSPETAAVHPRPTWWVKLIAFAACLLTLWHISASFLWIAPYSALREIPTQEVLAGYMLPMFGQSWSVFAPEPINGDYHFNVRAVIEKDGEEVETGWVSATDVELSMIRYNLFPPRAGIQSSEVASGQMNAYNKLNADQQAVVGLDFAKEGWEEWMVRSFEELPGDENPSTTAYMAEEHLSTAYATQVAYAIWGADAVVKVQYRVSRQNVIPYKDRNDPSAQRPDPTFSTTGWRLPIEEEGQSRENFANTFRGQFERIQP; translated from the coding sequence ATGAGCACCAGAGTCGAGTCCTCGCCGGAGGCGGACGTTTCCGTGTCACCGGAGACGGCCGCGGTGCATCCGCGCCCGACCTGGTGGGTGAAGCTCATCGCCTTCGCCGCCTGCCTCCTGACGCTGTGGCACATCAGCGCGTCGTTCCTGTGGATCGCTCCCTACTCGGCGCTGCGGGAGATCCCCACGCAGGAGGTGCTGGCGGGATACATGCTGCCGATGTTCGGCCAATCGTGGAGCGTCTTCGCACCCGAGCCCATCAACGGCGACTACCACTTCAACGTCCGCGCCGTCATCGAGAAGGATGGCGAGGAAGTCGAGACCGGCTGGGTGAGTGCCACAGACGTCGAGCTGTCGATGATCCGGTACAACCTCTTCCCGCCGCGGGCCGGCATCCAGTCGAGTGAGGTGGCGAGCGGACAGATGAACGCCTACAACAAGCTCAACGCCGACCAGCAGGCGGTGGTCGGTCTCGACTTCGCGAAGGAGGGGTGGGAGGAGTGGATGGTGCGCTCCTTCGAGGAACTCCCCGGAGACGAGAACCCGTCGACGACGGCCTACATGGCCGAGGAGCATCTCTCCACCGCATATGCGACCCAGGTGGCCTATGCGATCTGGGGTGCGGATGCCGTGGTCAAGGTGCAGTACCGCGTGAGCCGTCAGAACGTGATCCCCTACAAGGATCGCAACGACCCGAGCGCACAGCGGCCGGACCCCACGTTCTCGACCACCGGATGGCGACTCCCTATAGAAGAGGAAGGGCAGAGTCGAGAGAACTTCGCGAACACCTTCCGTGGCCAGTTCGAGAGGATCCAGCCGTGA
- a CDS encoding HTTM domain-containing protein, translated as MSAPVKTSARKSDAKKRKDPAPQSTTTSAPAPATAPPAAPRDPAPATANTVPRSFVTRLLSFVSSMIAGLWAMVLSAVDRISAFIGDWLFNGKKALYGLAVTRILFGVTAVGLLASNFGTRLYTFGSGSAWNGELAEPVSEFPKIWVFSAFHAAMGNDVLYTALYLLLGVLAVLFVLGWRFRIVLPIFFCLWVGFIEANDMVGDQGDNMFRIALLLLLFADPAARWSLDARRRAKSGEWFAPNSQPALLGTMFHNLALVALAAQVFFVYASGALYKAGGAPWEEGYAVYNPLQTARFGTWPVLSDLVTAWGPMVTIASWGSILLQIAFPLMLLTRPTRLIGLLGILSFHIGIAVLMGLPWFSLTMIAIDAIFIRDRTWGRLSAGTKRRWQEAGAAPPPATPEAVPPVRTVV; from the coding sequence GTGAGCGCGCCGGTCAAGACCTCGGCGCGGAAGTCCGACGCGAAGAAGAGGAAGGATCCTGCGCCGCAGAGCACCACCACGTCGGCACCCGCCCCGGCGACCGCCCCTCCCGCTGCTCCCCGTGATCCGGCGCCCGCGACGGCGAACACCGTGCCGAGGTCGTTCGTGACTCGGTTGCTGAGCTTCGTGTCGTCGATGATCGCCGGGCTCTGGGCGATGGTGCTCTCGGCCGTCGATCGCATCTCGGCGTTCATCGGCGACTGGCTCTTCAACGGCAAGAAGGCTCTCTACGGGCTCGCGGTCACACGCATCCTCTTCGGCGTCACCGCGGTCGGCCTCTTGGCCTCGAACTTCGGCACCCGCCTGTACACCTTCGGATCGGGCTCGGCATGGAACGGCGAGCTCGCGGAGCCGGTGAGCGAGTTCCCGAAGATCTGGGTGTTCAGCGCGTTCCATGCCGCGATGGGCAACGACGTCCTCTACACAGCGCTCTATCTTCTCCTCGGGGTGCTCGCCGTGCTGTTCGTCCTCGGGTGGCGCTTCCGGATCGTGCTCCCGATCTTCTTCTGCCTCTGGGTGGGCTTCATCGAGGCCAACGACATGGTGGGCGACCAGGGCGACAACATGTTCCGCATCGCGCTGCTGCTGCTGCTCTTCGCCGACCCCGCAGCCCGGTGGTCGCTGGATGCCAGGCGTCGGGCGAAGTCGGGGGAGTGGTTCGCCCCGAACAGCCAGCCGGCGCTGCTGGGAACGATGTTCCACAATCTCGCCCTCGTGGCACTCGCCGCCCAGGTGTTCTTCGTCTACGCGTCCGGTGCGCTCTACAAGGCGGGTGGTGCGCCGTGGGAAGAGGGGTATGCGGTCTACAACCCGCTGCAGACCGCGCGGTTCGGCACCTGGCCGGTGTTGAGCGACCTCGTCACCGCGTGGGGGCCGATGGTCACGATCGCGAGCTGGGGGTCGATCCTCCTGCAGATCGCCTTCCCCCTCATGCTGCTGACGCGTCCCACCCGGCTGATCGGCCTGCTGGGCATCCTCTCCTTCCACATCGGCATCGCGGTGCTCATGGGGCTCCCGTGGTTCTCGCTCACCATGATCGCGATCGACGCGATCTTCATCCGCGACCGCACTTGGGGGCGGTTGAGCGCGGGGACGAAGCGGCGTTGGCAGGAAGCGGGCGCCGCACCGCCGCCCGCGACGCCCGAAGCGGTCCCGCCAGTCCGGACTGTGGTCTGA